From Hyla sarda isolate aHylSar1 chromosome 5, aHylSar1.hap1, whole genome shotgun sequence, a single genomic window includes:
- the MRPL38 gene encoding 39S ribosomal protein L38, mitochondrial, whose product MAAPLARISVWPVTGRTFSTAAALCRRAAPLGPLPNEQFRGKDLDSLKKYRGFKKYYCQADKESKKTNWWRTYRQFLYPDKGESLPKVDIGFPYVSSSSKERVKAQKEVLKANHRNPELEKASRHRTLLIPLDEVRAEWERTWGPNHIQRVAEHYGVYKDLFGEATFVPRVTLRIHYNSAEDTVMPVYYGNVVTPTEAAAAPGVSFEAEEGSLWTLLLTNPDGHLRDTDSEYVHWLVGNIPGNQVFSGEELCHYFPAFPAKGTGHHRYIFILFKQEERLDFKDELRPYPCHSLKMRTFKTLDFYRKYEDKITPAGLAFFQCAWDDSVTNVFHNILNMKEPIFEHQFPPAYHPPQVKFPHLQPLRYLDRYRDSNEPTYGIY is encoded by the exons ATGGCGGCGCCCTTGGCTAGGATATCAGTATGGCCGGTGACCGGGAGGACGTTCAGTACCGCGG CCGCCTTATGCCGACGTGCCGCTCCTTTGGGGCCTCTTCCCAATGAACAGTTTAGGGGTAAGGATTTGGACTCTCTGAAGAAGTATCGTGGCTTCAAAAAGTATTACTGCCAAGCTGACAAAGAGAGCAAGAAGACAAACTGGTGGCGGACGTACAGACAGTTTCTGTACCCGGACAAAG GTGAAAGCTTGCCGAAGGTTGACATTGGGTTTCCCTATGTTTCCTCTTCTTCAAAAGAAAGAGTTAAGGCCCAGAAGGAAGTGCTGAAAGCAAATCATCGGAATCCAGAGCTAGAAAAAGCCTCACGTCACCGCACAT TGCTGATTCCTTTGGATGAAGTGCGCGCAGAGTGGGAAAGGACATGGGGCCCCAATCACATACAGAGAGTGGCCGAACATTATGGGGTGTACAAAGATCTTTTTGGAGAAGCCACATTTGTTCCCAGGGTCACGTTAAGAATCCACTACAATTCAGCAGAGGATACAGTGATGCCTGTTTACTATGGGAATGTGGTTACTCCTACAGAG GCTGCAGCAGCCCCGGGGGTTTCATTCGAGGCAGAAGAAGGTTCTTTATGGACCCTACTGCTGACAAATCCAG ATGGCCACTTAAGGGATACAGACTCTGAATATGTGCACTGGCTGGT AGGGAACATTCCCGGTAACCAGGTATTTTCAGGAGAGGAGTTGTGTCACTACTTCCCTGCATTCCCTGCTAAAGGCACAGGACACCATAGATACATTTTCATCCTTTTTAAGCAAGAAGAACGCCTTGACTTCAAGGATGAGCTGCGCCCATACCCATG CCACAGCCTAAAGATGAGAACCTTTAAGACGTTGGATTTCTACAGAAAGTATGAGGACAAAATCACCCCCGCTGGCCTTGCTTTTTTCCAGTGTGCATGGGATGACAGCGTGACCAATGTGTTCCATAATATTCTGA ATATGAAGGAACCAATCTTTGAGCACCAGTTCCCTCCAGCTTATCATCCACCACAAGTGAAATTTCCTCATCTTCAGCCTCTAAGATATTTGGACCGATATCGGGACTCTAACGAGCCGACATATGGCATTTACTAG